From the Chitinolyticbacter meiyuanensis genome, one window contains:
- the eno gene encoding phosphopyruvate hydratase — protein MSAIVDVVAREILDSRGNPTVEADVLLESGVMGRAAVPSGASTGEREALELRDGDKSRYLGKGVLKAVENINTEIVEAIIGLDAAEQAFIDKTMLDLDGTDDKSKLGANAILAVSMAVAKAAAEEAGLPLYRYIGGSGPMSLPVPMMNVINGGEHASNSLDFQEIMIVPAGAPTFREALRYGAEVFHNLKKILHDKHLPTQVGDEGGFAPDVAGPEEAIELILAAIEKAGYKAGSDFFIALDCAASEYFNKDNGTYTFKKGGGRNFTSSEMVDYLEGLVNKYPIISIEDGMGERDWAGWKVLTDRIGGRVQLVGDDLFVTNAKILAEGIDKGICNSILIKVNQIGSLTETLAAVDLAKRNRYTSVMSHRSGETEDATIADLAVATNCMQIKTGSLSRSDRIAKYNQILRIEEELGDAAVYPGINAFYQIKK, from the coding sequence ATGAGCGCAATCGTTGATGTAGTCGCCCGCGAAATCCTGGATTCGCGCGGCAACCCGACCGTCGAAGCCGACGTGCTGCTGGAATCCGGCGTGATGGGCCGTGCGGCCGTGCCGTCCGGCGCATCCACCGGCGAGCGCGAAGCGCTGGAACTGCGTGACGGCGACAAGAGCCGTTACCTCGGTAAGGGTGTGCTGAAAGCGGTCGAGAACATCAATACCGAGATCGTCGAAGCCATCATCGGCCTCGATGCGGCCGAGCAAGCCTTCATCGACAAGACCATGCTCGACCTCGACGGTACCGACGACAAGAGTAAGCTCGGCGCCAACGCCATCCTCGCCGTCTCGATGGCCGTGGCCAAGGCCGCTGCCGAGGAGGCCGGCCTGCCGCTGTATCGCTATATCGGTGGTTCGGGCCCGATGAGCTTGCCGGTGCCGATGATGAACGTGATCAACGGCGGCGAGCATGCATCCAACAGCCTGGATTTCCAGGAAATCATGATCGTGCCGGCTGGCGCGCCGACCTTCCGTGAAGCACTGCGCTACGGCGCCGAAGTGTTCCACAACCTGAAGAAGATCCTGCACGACAAGCACCTGCCGACCCAGGTGGGTGACGAAGGCGGTTTCGCGCCCGATGTGGCCGGTCCGGAAGAAGCCATCGAGCTGATCCTGGCCGCGATCGAGAAGGCTGGCTACAAGGCCGGTTCCGATTTCTTCATCGCCCTCGACTGCGCTGCGTCCGAGTACTTCAACAAGGACAACGGCACCTACACCTTCAAGAAGGGTGGCGGTCGCAACTTCACGTCGAGCGAAATGGTCGACTACTTGGAAGGCCTGGTGAACAAGTACCCGATCATCTCGATCGAGGACGGCATGGGCGAGCGCGACTGGGCCGGCTGGAAGGTGCTGACCGATCGCATCGGCGGCCGCGTGCAGCTGGTGGGTGATGATCTGTTCGTGACCAACGCCAAGATCCTGGCCGAAGGCATCGACAAGGGCATCTGCAACTCGATCCTGATCAAGGTCAACCAGATCGGTTCGCTGACCGAAACCCTGGCTGCCGTCGATCTGGCCAAGCGCAATCGCTACACCTCGGTGATGTCGCATCGTTCGGGCGAAACCGAAGATGCCACCATTGCCGATCTGGCCGTTGCCACCAACTGCATGCAGATCAAGACCGGCTCGCTGTCGCGTTCGGACCGTATCGCCAAGTACAACCAGATCCTGCGGATCGAGGAAGAACTGGGCGATGCCGCTGTCTACCCGGGCATCAACGCCTTCTACCAGATCAAGAAGTAA
- the ftsB gene encoding cell division protein FtsB gives MRLLAITLALLIALLQWPLWIGKGSWLRVWQLDQQLAERHAENDKLRERNAALAAEVQDLKTGTDAIEERARNELGMIRKDEVFFQILDRAKPVATKPAPVPAATAASSR, from the coding sequence ATGCGCCTACTTGCCATCACCCTCGCGCTACTGATCGCCCTGCTGCAATGGCCGCTCTGGATCGGCAAGGGCAGCTGGCTGCGTGTCTGGCAGCTCGACCAGCAATTGGCCGAGCGCCACGCCGAGAACGACAAGCTACGCGAGCGCAATGCCGCGCTGGCTGCCGAAGTGCAGGATCTGAAGACCGGCACTGATGCGATCGAGGAGAGGGCACGCAACGAGCTCGGCATGATCCGCAAGGACGAAGTGTTCTTCCAGATTCTCGATCGGGCCAAGCCGGTAGCCACCAAGCCCGCGCCGGTGCCCGCCGCTACCGCAGCATCCTCCCGCTAG
- a CDS encoding beta-ketoacyl-ACP reductase yields the protein MSKIALVTGGMGGIGTAICKQLADAGYKVATTYSRPGKETQWLADAKEAGYAFHAYECDVTDFEACVALKQKLEAELGPVDVLVNNAGITRDATFKKLDKTNWDAVISTNLDSLFNISKQFVDGMAERGWGRVINISSINGQKGQFGQTNYSAAKAGMHGFTMALAQEVAKKGVTVNTISPGYIATEMVMAVPEDVRAKIVSGIPVGRLGKPEEIAGLVSYLASDLAGFLTGANLAINGGQHMC from the coding sequence ATGTCCAAGATTGCACTGGTCACTGGCGGCATGGGTGGCATTGGCACCGCGATCTGCAAGCAATTGGCCGATGCGGGCTACAAGGTTGCAACCACCTACTCGCGACCGGGCAAGGAAACGCAGTGGCTGGCTGATGCCAAGGAAGCCGGCTATGCCTTCCACGCCTATGAATGCGACGTCACCGATTTCGAGGCATGCGTTGCGCTCAAGCAAAAACTCGAAGCCGAGCTGGGGCCGGTCGACGTGCTGGTGAACAACGCCGGCATTACCCGCGATGCCACCTTCAAGAAGCTCGACAAGACCAACTGGGATGCAGTGATCAGCACCAATCTCGATTCACTGTTCAACATCAGCAAGCAGTTCGTCGATGGCATGGCCGAGCGCGGCTGGGGCCGGGTGATCAATATCTCGTCGATCAACGGCCAGAAAGGCCAGTTTGGCCAGACCAACTATTCCGCAGCCAAGGCCGGCATGCACGGCTTCACCATGGCGCTGGCGCAGGAAGTGGCCAAGAAGGGCGTTACGGTGAACACCATCAGCCCGGGCTACATCGCCACCGAGATGGTGATGGCAGTGCCGGAAGACGTGCGCGCCAAGATCGTATCGGGCATCCCGGTCGGTCGACTCGGCAAGCCCGAGGAAATTGCCGGCCTCGTCAGCTATCTTGCCTCGGATCTGGCGGGCTTCCTCACCGGTGCCAACCTCGCGATCAACGGCGGTCAGCATATGTGCTGA
- a CDS encoding efflux transporter outer membrane subunit: MTPLGKATPIIALLFTALAGCALQPAPNTDALRGEQLSTLTREQAWRAASPQGEVADDWLKQFHDATLEALVAEAVAHNRDLQLAAARVDEARAQMIVNGGELYPAVGLRGLGGNSETQVLSLAANWELDVWGRVRAQSRAAESQYAASEADLLWAREVVVATTARAWFALQQYRQLLEQQQTLVDTQQRLLGITRQRIRTGIAPATEEQENQIALRQRQDELRQLQLAERQAAQTLEILLGRYPAGELAAAGALPALPPPPPAGLPAELLERRPDLIAAERRVAAAFDLKQSAQAARLPRISIGAAITWVDSDLFLLNSAESPVKGLTGSFLAPLFTGGQLQGQVDFYDAKQKQAAIAYGTQALAALKDVEGSLLAEAAYRDRAKLLDARFTEQQTLLRREEVRVKVGSRDPRSVLNRQQSLTATRMEQLQLQTAQLNQRVTLLLALGGSWTATGATSQ, encoded by the coding sequence ATGACCCCTCTTGGTAAAGCCACACCGATCATCGCCCTGCTGTTCACCGCCCTTGCCGGCTGCGCGCTGCAGCCTGCGCCGAACACCGATGCGCTGCGCGGCGAGCAATTGTCGACGCTGACGCGTGAACAAGCCTGGCGCGCGGCATCGCCACAAGGCGAAGTGGCTGACGACTGGCTGAAGCAGTTCCACGACGCCACGCTGGAAGCGCTGGTGGCCGAAGCGGTAGCGCACAACCGCGACCTGCAGCTTGCCGCCGCGCGCGTCGACGAAGCCCGCGCGCAGATGATCGTCAACGGCGGCGAGCTCTACCCCGCCGTCGGCCTCCGCGGTCTTGGTGGCAACAGCGAAACGCAGGTACTGTCGCTTGCCGCCAACTGGGAGCTCGACGTCTGGGGCCGGGTGCGCGCGCAATCCCGCGCCGCCGAATCGCAATATGCCGCCAGCGAAGCCGATCTGCTGTGGGCACGCGAAGTCGTCGTCGCCACCACGGCCCGTGCCTGGTTTGCGCTGCAGCAGTACCGGCAACTGCTCGAACAGCAGCAAACGCTGGTCGACACCCAGCAGCGCCTGCTTGGCATCACCCGCCAGCGCATCCGTACCGGCATCGCCCCCGCCACCGAGGAGCAGGAAAACCAGATCGCCCTGCGCCAACGCCAGGATGAGCTGCGCCAGCTGCAGCTTGCCGAGCGCCAGGCCGCACAGACGCTTGAAATCCTGCTGGGGCGCTACCCCGCCGGCGAGCTTGCCGCAGCCGGTGCCTTGCCCGCTCTGCCGCCACCACCGCCCGCCGGCCTGCCGGCCGAGCTACTCGAACGCCGCCCCGACCTGATCGCCGCCGAGCGCCGGGTCGCCGCTGCCTTCGACCTGAAGCAATCGGCACAGGCTGCGCGATTGCCCCGCATTTCGATCGGCGCGGCCATCACCTGGGTCGACAGTGATCTGTTCCTGCTCAACAGTGCGGAAAGCCCGGTGAAGGGGCTGACTGGCAGCTTCCTCGCGCCGCTGTTCACCGGGGGTCAGTTGCAGGGCCAGGTCGACTTCTACGATGCCAAGCAGAAGCAGGCCGCGATTGCCTACGGCACGCAGGCACTGGCTGCACTCAAGGATGTGGAAGGCAGCCTGCTTGCCGAAGCGGCCTATCGTGATCGTGCCAAGCTGCTCGATGCCCGCTTCACCGAACAGCAGACGCTGCTGCGCCGCGAGGAAGTACGGGTGAAAGTCGGATCGCGCGATCCGCGCAGTGTGCTCAACCGCCAGCAATCACTTACGGCCACGCGCATGGAGCAATTGCAGCTGCAGACCGCGCAGCTCAACCAGCGCGTCACCCTGTTGCTGGCATTGGGAGGCAGCTGGACAGCGACGGGCGCCACAAGCCAATAG
- a CDS encoding potassium channel family protein produces MPNVIFLVLRRMRAPLITLILIYAISVFGLVVIPGVDNHGQPYRMDFFHAFYFVSYTATTIGFGEVPYAFTYTQRMWVVVCIYLSVIGWAYAIGTTFSILQDKSFQQAVQLARFANRVRRISEPFFLICGYGQTARLLCRVLDDQQIRFVVLELREERVHDVTFADYRFDVPAYAGDASNPKLLELAGITHSLCRGVLAITGNEEANLSVTIAAHVLRPALLSVGRSKTRAVAENMASFGTNRVINMFDAVGAQFRRSLHAPHTSRLWDTLSDFPGEPLPPLVKPPRGHWVIVGFGRFGHAVKEALDCEGATVTVIDLEDQTELPPEQYVQALGVDAASLKAAGIERAVGIVACHDHDSHNLSAIATARAIHPGLFVIARQNLANNGMLFEAFKPDVTVVRSEVMSHECLRALTTPTLARFLGQIQTRSESWSQALMREIEGLCELYVPATWVVHLTAENAGAIYALLAQPQPALELRHLMANPQEYTRRLRALPLMLTRAGRDILLPPPETPLAFGDAILFAGTTGARSAQDVILDQYPVIDYVRTGLDQPQSWLFRRLAAWRAARLQQ; encoded by the coding sequence ATGCCTAACGTCATCTTCCTGGTGCTGCGGCGCATGCGTGCGCCGCTGATCACGCTGATCCTGATCTACGCAATCTCGGTGTTCGGCCTCGTCGTGATTCCCGGCGTGGACAACCACGGCCAGCCGTACCGCATGGATTTCTTCCATGCCTTTTACTTCGTCAGCTACACCGCGACCACCATCGGCTTCGGCGAGGTGCCGTATGCGTTTACCTATACCCAGCGCATGTGGGTGGTGGTGTGCATCTATCTGTCGGTGATCGGCTGGGCCTACGCCATCGGGACCACGTTTTCCATCCTGCAGGACAAGAGCTTCCAGCAGGCCGTGCAACTCGCGCGCTTCGCCAACCGGGTACGACGCATCAGCGAGCCGTTCTTCCTGATCTGCGGCTACGGCCAGACCGCAAGGCTGTTGTGCCGCGTACTGGACGACCAGCAGATCCGCTTCGTGGTGCTGGAATTGCGCGAGGAACGGGTGCACGACGTCACCTTCGCCGACTACCGCTTCGACGTGCCCGCCTACGCCGGCGATGCGTCCAATCCCAAGCTGCTGGAGCTCGCCGGCATCACTCACTCGCTCTGCCGCGGCGTGCTCGCCATCACCGGCAACGAGGAAGCCAATCTGTCGGTGACCATCGCCGCCCACGTGCTGCGCCCGGCGCTGCTGTCGGTCGGCCGCTCCAAGACCCGCGCGGTGGCGGAGAACATGGCCTCGTTCGGCACCAATCGCGTGATCAACATGTTCGATGCGGTCGGCGCGCAGTTCCGCCGTTCGCTGCATGCACCGCATACCAGCCGGCTGTGGGACACGCTGTCCGACTTTCCCGGCGAGCCGCTGCCACCGTTGGTGAAACCGCCGCGCGGCCATTGGGTGATCGTCGGCTTTGGCCGTTTCGGCCACGCAGTGAAGGAGGCGCTCGATTGCGAGGGCGCGACGGTGACGGTGATCGATCTGGAAGACCAGACCGAACTACCACCCGAGCAATACGTGCAAGCGCTGGGCGTGGACGCCGCCTCGCTGAAGGCGGCTGGCATCGAACGCGCGGTCGGCATCGTCGCCTGTCACGATCACGACAGCCACAACCTTTCCGCCATCGCCACCGCCCGCGCCATCCATCCGGGCCTCTTCGTGATCGCGCGGCAGAACCTGGCCAACAACGGCATGCTGTTCGAGGCTTTCAAACCGGATGTGACCGTGGTGCGGAGCGAGGTGATGTCGCACGAGTGCCTGAGGGCATTGACCACACCGACGCTGGCGCGCTTCTTAGGCCAGATCCAGACGCGCAGCGAGAGCTGGTCGCAGGCACTGATGCGCGAGATCGAGGGCCTGTGCGAGCTCTACGTGCCCGCCACCTGGGTGGTCCACCTCACCGCCGAGAACGCTGGCGCGATCTACGCACTGCTCGCCCAGCCACAGCCGGCGCTGGAACTGCGCCACCTGATGGCCAACCCGCAGGAATATACCCGCCGGTTGCGCGCCCTGCCCTTGATGCTGACCCGGGCCGGCCGCGATATCCTGCTGCCGCCGCCGGAAACACCGCTCGCCTTCGGTGATGCCATCCTGTTTGCCGGCACCACTGGGGCACGCAGCGCGCAGGACGTCATCCTCGACCAATATCCGGTGATCGACTACGTGCGCACCGGCCTCGACCAGCCGCAGAGCTGGCTCTTCCGCCGTCTTGCGGCCTGGCGCGCAGCCCGGCTGCAGCAATAA
- a CDS encoding CTP synthase yields the protein MTKFIFVTGGVVSSLGKGIAAASLAAILESRGLKVTMMKLDPYINVDPGTMSPMQHGEVFVTEDGAETDLDLGHYERFIHSKMKKANNFTTGQIYESVIKKERRGDYLGKTVQVIPHITDEIRHFIGLGSSDADLAVIEVGGTVGDIESLPFLEAIRQMGVTLGRDNTCFVHLSYVPYIAAAGEIKTKPTQHSVKELREIGIQPDVLICRADRMVPDDERKKIALFTNVSEKAVISCPDMDSIYKIPRVLSEQGIDQIIAKQLQLDLPPANLAMWDKIVDAIENPTQTVNIAMVGKYVDLTESYKSLIEALKHAGIHTGSEVKIHYIDSEALETEGTASIEGMDAILVPGGFGKRGVEGKIRAVKFARENNIPYLGICLGMQIALIEYARDVAGLKGANSTEFDLETDYPVVALIDEWVNHDGKIEKRDENSNLGGTMRLGAQQCNLEVGSLAAKIYGNQSITERHRHRYEVNNHYLPRLVEAGLTISGKSAGTEQLVETIELPQHRWFFACQFHPEFTSTPRDGHPLFKSYIEAAITYAREHGREGLSC from the coding sequence ATGACCAAGTTCATCTTCGTTACCGGTGGTGTGGTGTCTTCGCTTGGCAAAGGCATCGCTGCCGCGTCTCTCGCCGCAATTCTGGAATCCCGCGGCCTCAAAGTCACCATGATGAAACTGGACCCGTACATCAACGTGGATCCGGGCACCATGAGTCCCATGCAGCATGGTGAGGTGTTCGTCACCGAGGATGGTGCCGAAACCGATCTGGATCTGGGTCACTACGAGCGCTTCATCCATTCGAAGATGAAGAAAGCCAACAACTTCACCACTGGCCAGATCTACGAATCGGTGATCAAGAAAGAGCGCCGTGGTGATTACCTCGGCAAGACCGTGCAGGTGATCCCGCACATCACCGACGAGATCCGGCATTTCATCGGCCTGGGTTCCAGTGATGCAGACCTCGCAGTGATCGAAGTGGGTGGCACCGTCGGCGACATCGAATCGCTGCCGTTCCTTGAGGCCATTCGCCAGATGGGCGTGACGCTCGGTCGCGACAATACCTGTTTCGTCCATCTCTCCTACGTTCCCTATATCGCGGCCGCTGGCGAGATCAAGACCAAGCCGACCCAGCATAGCGTGAAGGAGCTGCGCGAGATCGGTATCCAGCCCGACGTGCTGATCTGCCGCGCTGACCGCATGGTGCCGGACGACGAACGCAAGAAGATCGCGCTGTTCACCAATGTCTCGGAAAAGGCGGTGATCTCCTGCCCGGATATGGACAGCATCTACAAGATTCCGCGCGTGCTCTCCGAGCAGGGCATCGACCAGATCATCGCCAAGCAGCTGCAGCTCGATCTGCCGCCGGCCAATCTGGCGATGTGGGACAAGATCGTCGATGCGATCGAGAACCCGACCCAGACCGTGAACATCGCCATGGTCGGCAAGTATGTCGACCTGACCGAGTCGTACAAGTCGTTGATCGAGGCGCTCAAGCATGCCGGCATCCATACCGGCAGCGAAGTGAAGATCCATTACATCGATTCCGAGGCACTGGAAACCGAAGGTACGGCCAGCATCGAGGGCATGGATGCGATCCTGGTGCCGGGCGGTTTTGGCAAGCGTGGCGTGGAAGGCAAGATCCGCGCGGTGAAATTCGCCCGCGAGAACAATATTCCTTACCTCGGCATTTGCCTCGGCATGCAGATCGCGCTGATCGAATATGCGCGTGATGTGGCGGGCCTGAAGGGCGCCAATTCGACCGAGTTCGACCTCGAAACCGATTATCCGGTGGTGGCGCTGATCGACGAGTGGGTGAATCATGACGGCAAGATCGAGAAGCGCGACGAGAACTCCAACCTTGGCGGCACCATGCGCCTGGGTGCCCAGCAGTGCAATCTGGAGGTGGGCAGTCTTGCGGCGAAGATCTATGGCAACCAATCGATCACCGAGCGCCATCGTCATCGCTACGAAGTGAACAACCACTACCTGCCGCGCTTGGTCGAGGCAGGGCTCACCATCAGCGGCAAGTCCGCCGGTACCGAGCAGTTGGTCGAGACCATCGAGCTGCCGCAGCATCGCTGGTTCTTCGCCTGCCAGTTCCATCCTGAGTTCACTTCGACGCCGCGCGATGGCCACCCGCTGTTCAAGTCGTACATCGAAGCGGCCATCACCTACGCCCGGGAACACGGCCGCGAAGGGCTGAGCTGCTGA
- a CDS encoding DUF3302 domain-containing protein, with translation MARLRLAGGFVPLTLSVAAHASLFKGEALDTAANVLSWIVLVVLPIAGIAIFWMLHILPEKIAHKRHHPQKDAIQTLCMLSLFFGGLLWPLAWLWAYTKPVLYKMAYGIDKVIEEHDKKIGQDEAHLAQLDQQVSHDEALLHTMRAEIEALKAELNTVRNQKDQA, from the coding sequence ATGGCACGTTTGAGGTTGGCTGGCGGTTTCGTACCGCTGACCTTGTCCGTCGCAGCGCATGCATCGCTGTTCAAGGGCGAAGCACTCGATACTGCAGCCAACGTGCTGTCGTGGATCGTGCTGGTCGTGCTGCCCATCGCCGGGATCGCGATCTTCTGGATGCTGCACATCCTGCCGGAGAAGATCGCGCACAAGCGCCATCACCCGCAGAAGGACGCGATCCAGACGCTATGCATGCTGTCGCTGTTCTTCGGCGGCCTGCTGTGGCCGCTGGCCTGGCTGTGGGCCTACACCAAGCCGGTGCTCTACAAGATGGCCTACGGCATCGACAAGGTGATCGAGGAGCACGACAAGAAGATCGGCCAGGACGAAGCGCACCTGGCCCAGCTCGACCAACAGGTGAGCCACGACGAGGCCCTGCTGCACACCATGCGCGCCGAAATCGAGGCATTGAAGGCGGAGCTCAATACCGTGCGCAATCAGAAGGATCAAGCCTGA
- a CDS encoding DUF2917 domain-containing protein, with protein sequence MKHISMQCAGLVAAFECRAGTELSCQHGLLWVTEGGGDLLLRSGERLRLTGAQRVVIQALQPSRFRLTSPASAWLAATITVLQALYRRLRRVGGRKYDVRLTGQQT encoded by the coding sequence ATGAAACACATCAGCATGCAATGCGCCGGACTGGTTGCCGCCTTCGAATGCCGTGCCGGCACCGAGCTCTCCTGCCAGCACGGCCTGCTGTGGGTGACCGAAGGTGGTGGTGACCTGCTACTGCGCAGCGGTGAGCGCCTCCGCCTCACTGGGGCGCAGCGCGTGGTGATCCAGGCACTGCAACCGAGCCGGTTCCGCCTGACCTCGCCAGCCAGCGCCTGGTTGGCCGCCACGATCACCGTGCTGCAAGCACTGTATCGTCGGCTGCGGCGCGTCGGCGGCCGGAAATATGATGTACGGCTGACTGGCCAGCAAACTTGA
- a CDS encoding HlyD family secretion protein: MDALLLGIYAFFVWLIFFKFKWLPWNKVSMVIVFTIPVVALTLLILTLNVVAPSSSDVRVMNKVLQVVPQVRGRVIEVAAEGNRDYKKGDVLLRIDPTPYESAVKQLKARLKADDAALADAESSARQLNESLRGAAGKVSVVQAKLDLARRRLAEHEELVGAGAGDKFALEDARARVRELEGEFVTAQASESEAKQKLSAKSQGEFAAIASARARRGETETQLENAQWELDQTIYRAPADGRVVNLQIRVGTMLVPMPFAPAFSFVEDEQELIAFYQQNELYNVTNGNEAEVALLTHPGEIIKARVDSIIWAQSQGQVQQGGMLPNTGPAGTPPNRFAVKLKLDGKYKNLVLPAGALGAGAIYTEHGQMVHILRKVFLRVSTKLNYLVLKLH; this comes from the coding sequence ATGGACGCTTTACTGCTCGGCATCTACGCCTTTTTCGTCTGGCTGATCTTCTTCAAATTCAAATGGCTGCCTTGGAACAAGGTGTCCATGGTCATCGTGTTCACCATCCCAGTGGTGGCCCTGACGCTGCTCATCCTCACGCTGAACGTGGTCGCGCCCTCTTCCAGCGACGTGCGGGTGATGAACAAGGTGCTGCAAGTGGTACCGCAGGTACGTGGCCGGGTGATCGAGGTCGCCGCAGAAGGCAACCGCGACTACAAGAAGGGCGATGTGTTGCTGCGCATCGATCCGACACCATACGAATCTGCGGTGAAGCAGCTGAAAGCCCGCCTCAAGGCCGATGACGCCGCACTGGCCGACGCCGAATCCTCGGCACGGCAGTTGAACGAATCGCTCCGCGGCGCCGCTGGCAAGGTGTCGGTCGTCCAGGCCAAGCTCGATCTGGCGCGCCGTCGGCTTGCCGAACACGAGGAGCTGGTCGGTGCTGGAGCCGGTGACAAGTTTGCCCTCGAAGACGCCCGCGCCCGGGTGCGCGAACTCGAAGGCGAGTTCGTTACTGCACAAGCTTCCGAAAGCGAGGCCAAGCAGAAGCTCTCGGCCAAGAGCCAGGGCGAGTTTGCCGCCATCGCCTCCGCCCGTGCCCGCCGTGGCGAAACCGAGACCCAGCTGGAAAACGCCCAATGGGAACTTGACCAGACCATCTACCGCGCGCCAGCGGATGGCCGCGTGGTCAACTTGCAGATTCGTGTCGGCACCATGCTGGTTCCGATGCCGTTCGCGCCGGCATTCAGCTTCGTCGAGGACGAGCAGGAACTGATTGCGTTCTATCAGCAGAACGAACTTTACAACGTCACCAACGGCAATGAAGCCGAAGTGGCGCTGCTGACCCACCCCGGCGAGATCATCAAGGCGCGCGTCGATTCCATCATCTGGGCGCAGTCGCAAGGCCAGGTACAACAAGGCGGCATGCTGCCCAATACCGGTCCGGCAGGCACGCCGCCTAACCGCTTCGCCGTGAAGCTCAAGCTCGATGGCAAGTACAAGAACCTGGTACTGCCGGCCGGCGCCCTGGGCGCCGGGGCGATCTACACCGAACATGGCCAGATGGTGCATATCCTGCGCAAGGTGTTCCTGCGCGTGAGCACCAAGCTCAACTACCTGGTCCTGAAGCTCCACTGA
- a CDS encoding aminotransferase-like domain-containing protein, producing the protein MNDVSLPLQRKSETLYAQLADELAQAIASGVLKPGEKLPSIRKLSAQRHVSLSTVMEAYRSLEDRGLIEARPQSGFYVARLPVLRMPGLTQPPQHPLEVVTPPVLWPYQASELKPIRVDFGLAILSPEFYPNQQLQRLLSQVTRHSPRMLSDYGKPVGDPELRRHIARRALAWGGQFESDEVLITHGCLEAINLCLRAVTKPGDVVAIESPAYFGLLQMLESFQLKALEIPTHPQTGISIEALELATRDGQVQACLLLPNFSNPLGCLMPDENKQRMVELLAERNIPLIEDDLYGEFFHRGERPRPAKAFDPPVEQGGGNVMLCSSFTKALAPGMRIGWIVAGRWQREIERLKFINTYSTPLALQQTIARFLDNGGYDHHLRRLRRIVAEQVTAAVEAIQRYFPADTRLNVPQGGYVLWVELPPEIDTRELLRDSMAEGINFTPGELFSPSRSYRNCMRICCVETWTTRHEAAIRRLGELAQQRLVRPEA; encoded by the coding sequence ATGAATGATGTGAGTTTGCCCCTGCAGCGCAAGAGCGAAACGCTGTATGCCCAGCTTGCCGATGAACTCGCTCAGGCGATTGCCAGCGGCGTGCTCAAGCCCGGCGAGAAGCTGCCGTCGATTCGCAAGCTCTCTGCCCAGCGTCACGTCAGCCTGTCGACGGTGATGGAGGCCTATCGCTCGCTCGAAGATCGCGGCCTGATCGAGGCCCGTCCGCAAAGTGGCTTCTACGTGGCGCGTCTGCCGGTGTTGCGCATGCCGGGCCTGACCCAGCCGCCGCAGCATCCGCTGGAAGTGGTCACGCCGCCGGTGCTGTGGCCATACCAGGCGAGCGAACTCAAGCCCATCCGGGTCGATTTCGGCCTCGCCATCCTTAGCCCCGAGTTCTATCCCAACCAGCAGCTGCAGCGCTTGTTGTCGCAGGTGACGCGGCATAGCCCACGCATGCTGTCCGACTATGGCAAGCCAGTGGGCGACCCCGAGTTGCGCCGCCATATCGCGCGCCGTGCGCTGGCTTGGGGCGGGCAGTTCGAATCGGATGAGGTGCTGATCACCCATGGGTGTCTCGAGGCAATCAATCTGTGTTTGCGCGCGGTGACCAAGCCCGGCGACGTGGTGGCCATCGAATCGCCGGCTTATTTCGGCCTGCTGCAGATGCTGGAGAGCTTCCAGCTCAAGGCGCTGGAGATTCCTACCCATCCACAGACCGGCATCTCGATCGAGGCGCTGGAGCTCGCCACGCGCGATGGCCAGGTGCAGGCCTGCCTGCTGCTGCCCAACTTCTCCAACCCGCTCGGTTGCCTGATGCCGGATGAGAACAAGCAGCGCATGGTCGAGCTCTTGGCCGAGCGCAACATCCCGCTGATCGAGGACGATCTCTACGGCGAATTCTTCCATCGCGGCGAGCGCCCACGTCCGGCCAAGGCGTTCGATCCGCCGGTGGAGCAGGGCGGCGGCAACGTGATGCTGTGCTCGTCGTTCACCAAGGCGCTGGCGCCAGGCATGCGTATCGGCTGGATCGTGGCGGGGCGCTGGCAGCGCGAGATAGAGCGGCTGAAATTCATCAATACCTATTCGACGCCGCTGGCATTGCAGCAGACCATCGCCCGTTTCCTCGACAACGGTGGCTACGATCATCACTTGCGTCGCTTGCGCCGCATCGTCGCTGAACAGGTGACGGCCGCGGTCGAGGCGATCCAGCGTTATTTTCCGGCCGATACCCGCCTTAACGTGCCGCAGGGCGGCTATGTGCTGTGGGTGGAGCTGCCGCCGGAGATCGATACTCGCGAGTTGCTACGCGATTCGATGGCCGAGGGGATCAATTTCACGCCGGGCGAGCTGTTCAGCCCCAGCCGCAGTTATCGCAACTGCATGCGCATCTGCTGCGTGGAAACCTGGACCACCCGGCACGAAGCGGCGATCCGCCGGCTCGGCGAGCTGGCGCAGCAACGGCTGGTGCGGCCAGAAGCCTGA